A window of Deltaproteobacteria bacterium contains these coding sequences:
- the rpsD gene encoding 30S ribosomal protein S4: MARYLDSACRVCRREGLKLFLKGQRCYTDKCAIERREYAPGQHGQRRRGKPSEYGAQLREKQKVRRLYGLLEGQFRNTFYKASRLKGITGENLLFLLEKRLDNMVYRIGFCSSRNEARQFVQHGHFLVNGKKVTIPSYQVKAGDEIMLREKSRQIPQVVASLESIERRGIPSWLEMDKGKFVGRVKSLPSREELTLPMQEQLIVELYSK; this comes from the coding sequence ATGGCAAGATATCTGGATTCAGCATGTCGGGTTTGTCGTCGAGAAGGGCTTAAGCTTTTTTTGAAGGGACAGCGTTGCTACACCGATAAGTGTGCGATTGAGCGCCGGGAATATGCCCCTGGTCAGCATGGACAGCGGCGGCGTGGCAAGCCATCGGAATATGGGGCCCAACTACGTGAAAAACAAAAGGTGCGCCGTCTCTATGGATTGTTGGAGGGTCAATTTCGTAATACCTTTTACAAGGCCTCTCGTTTGAAGGGGATTACAGGCGAAAACCTGCTTTTCTTGCTGGAAAAACGATTGGACAACATGGTTTACCGGATCGGTTTTTGTAGTTCGCGGAATGAGGCGAGGCAGTTTGTTCAGCATGGACATTTTCTTGTCAACGGGAAGAAAGTGACGATCCCTTCCTATCAGGTGAAGGCGGGGGATGAGATCATGTTGAGGGAGAAGAGTCGCCAGATTCCTCAAGTGGTCGCCTCACTCGAGTCGATTGAGCGACGAGGGATTCCCTCATGGCTTGAAATGGATAAGGGAAAGTTTGTGGGACGAGTGAAGAGTTTGCCTTCTCGAGAAGAGTTAACGCTTCCGATGCAGGAGCAATTGATAGTCGAGTTATATTCTAAATAG
- a CDS encoding DNA-directed RNA polymerase subunit alpha, which translates to MYRNWRNLIKPKLLEFEKETGTPTYGRFIARPLERGFGQTLGNTLRRILLSSLQGAAITNVRIDGVLHEFGTIPGVVEDVTDILLNLKQVRLKLHSGDQDTIHLEVKGEKQVKAGDITTGENVAILNPDLHLATLNNDGRLKMEMVVKLNKGYLPGDRNKSEKDPIGMIAVDSIHSPVTKVNYMVTNARVGQMTDYDRLSMEIWTDGSVSPSDALAFSAKILKEQLQIFINFEEIPEPVIEEMAEQKPSFNENLNRRVDELELSVRSANCLENANIRYIGELCQKTEAEMLKTKNFGRKSLNEIKEILAEMGLGLGMKLEGWGLPKEEEKPKEEIE; encoded by the coding sequence ATGTACCGAAATTGGAGAAACCTGATTAAACCAAAACTTCTTGAATTTGAAAAGGAGACGGGAACGCCCACTTATGGTCGTTTTATTGCGCGCCCCTTAGAGAGAGGTTTTGGTCAAACTTTAGGAAATACCCTTCGAAGGATCCTGCTTTCCTCTCTCCAGGGTGCTGCTATCACGAATGTCCGGATCGACGGTGTTTTACATGAGTTTGGAACAATTCCTGGTGTTGTGGAAGATGTGACTGACATTCTCCTGAACCTGAAACAGGTGCGACTCAAATTGCACTCTGGTGATCAGGATACGATTCATCTCGAGGTTAAAGGAGAAAAGCAGGTCAAGGCAGGGGATATCACGACCGGTGAGAATGTGGCGATTTTGAATCCCGATCTTCATCTGGCGACTCTGAACAATGACGGTCGTCTCAAAATGGAGATGGTGGTCAAGCTGAACAAGGGATATCTGCCGGGCGATCGAAACAAATCGGAAAAAGACCCTATTGGGATGATTGCGGTCGATTCCATTCATTCCCCTGTGACGAAAGTCAATTATATGGTGACGAATGCCCGTGTTGGTCAGATGACAGACTATGATCGTTTGAGCATGGAGATTTGGACAGATGGATCTGTTTCGCCGTCAGATGCGTTGGCCTTTTCGGCAAAGATCCTCAAGGAACAGCTCCAGATTTTTATCAATTTTGAAGAGATTCCGGAACCTGTGATCGAGGAGATGGCAGAGCAGAAGCCTTCCTTTAACGAAAACCTGAATCGACGCGTTGATGAATTGGAACTCTCTGTACGATCCGCCAATTGTCTTGAAAATGCCAATATTCGTTATATCGGCGAACTTTGTCAGAAGACTGAGGCCGAAATGCTGAAGACGAAGAATTTTGGTCGTAAGTCTCTGAATGAAATTAAAGAGATCCTTGCTGAAATGGGACTGGGTCTTGGAATGAAGCTTGAGGGATGGGGTCTTCCCAAGGAAGAAGAAAAACCGAAGGAAGAGATTGAATAA
- the rplQ gene encoding 50S ribosomal protein L17: MRHLVDHRKLGRTAAHRRALFRNMVTSLILNERVETTLAKAKELRGLADRMITWGKQGDLAARRQAARALTSSVALQKLFDGLAGRFKDRQGGYTRLMHLGFRRGDGAPMALLEYLGYELPKVEKGKEKKKEEKKAKIEKKIEKKAAEKEVKAESAPKEKKIKEKVEKEKGEKKGWGIFRRKGQKKEGS; this comes from the coding sequence ATGAGGCATCTGGTCGATCATCGAAAACTCGGTCGGACGGCGGCTCATCGCAGGGCGCTTTTTCGCAATATGGTCACCTCTCTTATTTTGAATGAGAGAGTTGAGACGACTCTCGCAAAAGCGAAAGAGCTTCGAGGTCTAGCCGATCGGATGATCACCTGGGGCAAGCAGGGGGATCTGGCGGCGCGGCGTCAGGCAGCGAGGGCGCTGACCTCTTCTGTTGCGCTCCAGAAACTTTTTGATGGTCTTGCGGGTCGTTTTAAGGATCGGCAGGGTGGCTATACCCGCTTGATGCATCTCGGTTTTAGACGGGGAGATGGGGCCCCGATGGCGTTGCTCGAATATCTGGGGTATGAGCTTCCGAAGGTCGAGAAAGGGAAAGAGAAGAAAAAAGAGGAGAAGAAGGCAAAGATTGAGAAGAAGATCGAGAAAAAAGCGGCTGAAAAGGAAGTCAAGGCGGAATCTGCTCCGAAGGAGAAGAAGATTAAAGAAAAAGTGGAGAAGGAAAAGGGAGAAAAGAAGGGATGGGGAATCTTCCGTCGCAAGGGGCAGAAAAAGGAAGGATCATAA
- a CDS encoding TlpA family protein disulfide reductase, translating to MAIVLVVYFLVILEERGGLQKGDLVPHFSLPSMKNSVSLQEYRGKLVLLNFWATWCPPCLAEMPSLDRLNERIGDGFEVIAIGVDDTWSSIQQFLKMTPLTLVILLDQKGEVAEKYGVTHLPISYLIDREGTVLKKYVGPRVWDDPEIISEIKEHLR from the coding sequence GTGGCCATCGTCCTGGTGGTCTATTTTCTGGTGATTCTGGAAGAACGAGGGGGGCTTCAAAAAGGGGATCTTGTCCCTCATTTTTCCCTCCCCTCCATGAAGAACTCCGTGAGCCTTCAGGAATATAGGGGCAAGCTGGTCCTGCTTAATTTTTGGGCTACCTGGTGTCCTCCTTGTCTTGCAGAGATGCCTTCTCTGGATCGGCTGAATGAGAGGATCGGAGACGGTTTTGAGGTCATTGCCATTGGTGTGGATGACACGTGGAGCTCGATTCAGCAATTTTTAAAAATGACTCCCTTGACGCTCGTTATCCTTCTGGACCAGAAGGGGGAGGTTGCAGAGAAATATGGTGTGACTCATCTGCCGATAAGTTATTTGATTGATCGTGAGGGGACTGTTCTCAAAAAGTATGTGGGACCCCGCGTTTGGGATGATCCGGAAATTATTTCTGAAATTAAAGAACATCTCCGTTAG
- a CDS encoding M48 family metallopeptidase produces the protein MIRKLFLKLKNISVRRVILLLICLFFFSCAKDAVTGKKTYNWYGLNDDIKLGQQVIHQQLRALKKKKKAIDEEADPEMTRLIREITGKIAAISHFPNFPYETHYADLDIVNAWCAPGGKVMVYSGLFNPKEGLVTRSEKDELAAVLGHEIAHATARHVTESLSRNMSLAVIGQAAAIAVGTTGSGIVQDLFQKVISKGIDVFIPAYSRKSESEADQIGLFYMAKAGYNPKAAVDLWYRACKRRGDKTSLFASHPGSCERAKNLEKLLPQAMEEYQKLAH, from the coding sequence ATGATCCGGAAATTATTTCTGAAATTAAAGAACATCTCCGTTAGGAGAGTTATCTTACTCCTGATTTGTCTCTTCTTCTTTTCCTGTGCCAAAGACGCTGTGACCGGCAAGAAGACCTATAATTGGTATGGTTTGAATGATGATATCAAGTTAGGGCAGCAGGTCATTCATCAACAACTTCGTGCCCTGAAAAAAAAGAAAAAGGCGATCGACGAGGAGGCCGATCCGGAGATGACGAGGCTCATCCGGGAAATAACCGGAAAGATCGCTGCGATTTCTCACTTCCCCAATTTTCCTTACGAGACCCATTATGCCGATCTGGATATTGTGAATGCCTGGTGTGCCCCTGGAGGGAAGGTGATGGTCTATAGCGGTCTTTTTAATCCTAAGGAAGGGTTGGTGACGCGATCGGAAAAAGACGAGCTTGCTGCTGTCCTGGGGCATGAGATCGCCCATGCCACTGCGAGGCATGTGACAGAGTCTCTGAGTCGTAATATGAGTCTTGCGGTCATCGGCCAGGCTGCAGCGATCGCTGTTGGGACCACAGGAAGCGGTATTGTTCAGGATCTTTTTCAAAAAGTGATTTCCAAGGGGATCGATGTTTTTATCCCTGCCTACAGTCGCAAGAGTGAGTCTGAGGCGGATCAGATCGGTCTCTTTTATATGGCAAAGGCCGGATACAATCCAAAAGCAGCGGTGGATCTGTGGTACCGGGCCTGTAAGAGGCGGGGCGACAAGACGAGTCTTTTTGCCAGCCACCCCGGTTCCTGCGAGAGGGCCAAAAACCTCGAAAAGCTGCTCCCTCAAGCGATGGAAGAATATCAGAAGCTTGCTCATTAA
- a CDS encoding transcriptional repressor, with amino-acid sequence MESKIENYRRYLRDHGLKSTKQRDLIVAEFFQKHQHLTVEELLGLVRKKDATVGYATVYRTLKLLTESGLAFKREFGGGKAKFEHLTDRHHDHLICVRCGDIIEFENHRIEELQKKVCKNYRFQLIHHKMELYGFCQRCRQRGQRDA; translated from the coding sequence ATGGAATCCAAGATCGAAAACTACCGCCGCTATTTGAGAGACCATGGTCTCAAGTCGACCAAGCAACGAGACCTGATTGTCGCCGAGTTTTTTCAAAAACATCAGCATCTGACTGTCGAGGAGCTTTTAGGGCTTGTTCGAAAAAAAGATGCAACGGTTGGCTATGCGACTGTTTATCGGACCTTGAAATTACTGACAGAGTCTGGTTTGGCCTTCAAGAGGGAGTTTGGGGGAGGGAAGGCGAAATTTGAGCATTTGACAGACAGGCATCATGATCACCTCATTTGTGTGCGGTGCGGGGATATCATTGAGTTTGAGAATCATCGGATCGAGGAACTTCAGAAAAAGGTCTGCAAAAATTATCGTTTTCAGTTAATTCATCATAAAATGGAGCTCTACGGTTTTTGTCAGAGATGTCGACAGCGAGGACAAAGAGATGCTTGA
- a CDS encoding cupredoxin domain-containing protein, with product MLDIDLGTILFGGAIAGFTIYLGLPIVFLRVSDRLRLFLSAASVGILLYLFVEISYHVIEQIESAMKLTILGYRSVSDVVSLVLIFVAGFALSLLSLLGFEAFVIRQNGGQPKSPTHLALMIAVGIGLHNFSEGLVIGQQFASGALSLGYLLVIGFALHNATEGFGIAGPLSNHRPSVLFVILLGLIGGGPTFLGTFVGSQWTSEPVETLFLSLAAGAILYIVGELIHLGKLKGAHMTATMGLLVGFFLAFGSDLVIEGATTVGFLKEADQKEIQMHAGDYFFEPREIHLKTGEATKILIENRGEVEHEIEILGMGEEIEQVIPWQGKGVVLLYPRHAGRYPFICDMPGHLAQGMRGTLVVE from the coding sequence ATGCTTGATATCGATCTGGGAACAATTCTTTTTGGAGGGGCTATTGCTGGCTTCACGATTTATCTCGGACTCCCGATTGTTTTTTTAAGGGTATCGGATCGTCTTCGTCTTTTCTTAAGTGCTGCGTCTGTTGGGATTCTCCTCTATCTCTTTGTCGAGATCTCCTATCATGTCATCGAACAGATTGAATCGGCGATGAAGCTGACTATTCTAGGTTACCGCTCTGTATCTGATGTCGTCTCTCTGGTTCTTATTTTTGTCGCCGGTTTTGCGTTGTCTCTCTTGAGTCTCCTTGGGTTCGAGGCGTTTGTGATTCGGCAGAATGGAGGTCAGCCAAAGTCGCCAACTCATTTGGCCCTGATGATCGCTGTTGGCATTGGTCTTCATAACTTTAGCGAAGGGCTTGTGATTGGTCAGCAGTTTGCCAGTGGCGCCTTGTCGCTGGGTTATCTTCTCGTTATCGGATTTGCCCTTCACAATGCGACGGAAGGTTTTGGGATCGCCGGTCCTTTGTCGAATCATCGTCCTTCAGTTTTGTTTGTGATACTTCTTGGTCTTATCGGAGGTGGGCCTACTTTTCTGGGTACCTTTGTGGGGAGTCAGTGGACCTCTGAGCCGGTTGAGACTCTCTTTCTTTCCCTTGCGGCAGGGGCGATTCTCTATATCGTGGGTGAATTGATTCATCTTGGGAAGCTTAAAGGGGCCCATATGACCGCCACGATGGGGCTCCTGGTCGGTTTTTTCCTCGCCTTTGGGTCTGATTTAGTCATTGAGGGGGCAACAACCGTTGGCTTCTTAAAAGAGGCAGATCAAAAGGAGATCCAGATGCATGCGGGGGACTATTTTTTTGAACCACGAGAAATTCATCTAAAAACGGGGGAGGCGACAAAAATTCTTATTGAAAATCGTGGTGAAGTTGAGCATGAGATAGAGATCCTTGGGATGGGTGAAGAGATCGAGCAGGTGATTCCGTGGCAGGGGAAAGGGGTGGTTCTGCTCTATCCGCGTCATGCAGGGCGGTATCCCTTTATCTGTGATATGCCGGGTCATCTGGCTCAGGGGATGCGCGGAACGCTCGTCGTAGAATAG
- a CDS encoding MotA/TolQ/ExbB proton channel family protein: MFEKLIYFFQVSGWTMYGIAICSILALAVFLERLWSLRSSQIIPKGLSVELEDFVRRNQLPEAITLCKKVDSPLARIIQTGLENAGKSREQIKEIVSEVGQRETNHLERYLPVLNTTISVAPMLGFLGTVLGMVQLFTSVAEIGEVTNIGMIADGIYKALYTTIAGLTVAIPATIFYRFLMSRIDRLIFAMEEVSLKIVDLIKQE; this comes from the coding sequence ATGTTTGAAAAACTGATTTATTTCTTCCAAGTCAGCGGCTGGACCATGTATGGGATCGCCATTTGTTCTATCCTCGCCTTGGCAGTTTTTCTCGAGCGACTGTGGAGCCTTCGCTCCAGTCAAATCATTCCGAAGGGGCTCTCAGTTGAGCTGGAGGATTTTGTTCGCAGGAATCAGCTTCCCGAGGCGATTACTCTTTGTAAAAAGGTTGATTCCCCTCTCGCAAGGATCATTCAGACAGGACTCGAGAATGCCGGAAAAAGTCGAGAGCAGATCAAGGAGATCGTCAGTGAGGTCGGTCAGAGAGAAACCAACCATCTCGAACGTTATCTCCCTGTCCTGAACACAACAATTTCTGTCGCTCCGATGCTTGGATTTTTGGGGACGGTTTTGGGGATGGTCCAGCTTTTTACGAGTGTTGCTGAGATTGGAGAGGTGACCAATATCGGGATGATCGCCGATGGGATTTATAAGGCCCTTTACACAACGATTGCCGGACTGACTGTGGCTATTCCAGCGACGATTTTTTATCGGTTTCTTATGTCAAGAATCGATCGTCTCATTTTCGCGATGGAAGAGGTTTCATTGAAGATCGTTGATTTAATCAAGCAGGAGTGA
- a CDS encoding biopolymer transporter ExbD produces the protein MAFRRFRKNEEEGINTTPLVDVMFNLLIFIIITAQYSNIQSLKVNLPKAQSGTGLEKTEQIVLTLTRDEKIYLNDKPVIVETLKEQLQPFAKKEDQPRVILQADEGSTTGGLVRLMDIASQVGLKKISIETRK, from the coding sequence ATGGCCTTCCGCCGGTTTCGCAAAAATGAAGAAGAGGGGATTAACACGACACCTCTTGTTGACGTGATGTTCAACCTCCTCATTTTTATTATTATCACCGCTCAGTACAGCAATATCCAGTCGCTCAAGGTGAATCTACCCAAGGCCCAGTCGGGAACCGGTTTGGAAAAGACAGAACAGATTGTCCTGACACTGACACGTGACGAAAAGATCTACTTGAACGACAAGCCAGTTATTGTGGAAACATTGAAGGAGCAGCTTCAACCCTTTGCCAAAAAGGAAGACCAGCCTCGTGTCATTCTTCAGGCGGATGAAGGTTCCACCACCGGCGGGCTTGTTCGTCTCATGGATATCGCCTCTCAAGTGGGCCTGAAAAAAATCTCAATCGAAACAAGGAAATAG
- a CDS encoding alpha/beta hydrolase: MEILLFENLFLRTSKVRKATADLWFIHGFGESGLSFREAFSSPLARRFNLFVPDFPGFGVSPYQKKFSTLPAVTELFARVIKKFSRKRPICLVAHSLGGVIGTWICERLHSQVVGYISVEGNLTRSDTFFSGLAAKAASPEKFYHDFLREIYRRSGDDESLQRYFASLRFSDPRGLVGWGRSGVKATGDNLSGREFAALRCPKIYFWGNQSAPQESVDFLKAYSLANRCFKGSGHWPMIDQSREFYESVTEFLSR, encoded by the coding sequence GTGGAAATCCTCCTCTTTGAGAATCTCTTCCTACGCACTTCAAAAGTAAGAAAGGCGACTGCTGATCTCTGGTTTATTCATGGCTTTGGGGAATCGGGACTCAGTTTTCGCGAGGCCTTTTCTTCGCCACTAGCGCGAAGATTCAATCTGTTTGTTCCTGATTTTCCAGGGTTCGGTGTGAGCCCTTATCAAAAAAAGTTTTCCACTCTACCAGCGGTCACCGAACTTTTTGCAAGGGTCATCAAAAAATTTTCAAGAAAGAGACCGATCTGTCTTGTCGCCCATTCGCTCGGGGGTGTGATTGGAACCTGGATTTGTGAGAGGCTCCATTCGCAGGTTGTCGGGTATATCAGTGTTGAAGGAAATCTGACGAGATCCGATACCTTCTTTAGTGGATTGGCGGCGAAGGCGGCATCACCGGAGAAATTTTACCACGATTTTTTGAGGGAAATTTACCGAAGGTCTGGAGACGATGAGTCGCTTCAGAGATATTTCGCAAGCCTCCGGTTTTCTGATCCACGGGGCTTGGTGGGATGGGGGAGGTCCGGGGTCAAGGCAACAGGAGATAATCTCTCTGGCAGGGAATTTGCGGCCCTTCGGTGCCCAAAGATTTACTTTTGGGGGAATCAAAGCGCCCCTCAGGAGTCGGTTGATTTTTTAAAGGCTTATTCCCTGGCCAATCGCTGTTTCAAAGGATCCGGCCACTGGCCGATGATTGATCAATCGAGAGAGTTTTACGAATCAGTTACAGAATTTTTATCGCGTTGA
- a CDS encoding FMN-binding protein: protein MPFISSFILIFLLTGNLSAQTVYLKPEEALRLHFKDSAEVTPDKKILLESQTVDFKKKTGQAPPKTDWIFYVAKSGKNVDGYALIDNEIGKTEPITFMTVFSPKGEVIAVEVLVYRESVGSEVRQKSFLKQFLKKGARDVKPITGATLSSRALVKGVKRGEVLWKIFYGKN from the coding sequence ATGCCTTTTATTTCATCCTTTATTCTCATCTTTCTCCTGACAGGAAATCTCTCGGCGCAGACCGTTTACCTCAAGCCCGAAGAGGCGTTGAGGCTTCACTTTAAGGATTCAGCGGAAGTGACTCCCGATAAAAAGATTCTTTTGGAATCGCAAACAGTCGATTTCAAAAAAAAGACCGGACAGGCACCACCTAAAACCGATTGGATTTTTTATGTTGCGAAGAGCGGTAAAAATGTTGACGGCTATGCCTTGATTGATAACGAAATCGGCAAAACAGAGCCGATCACATTCATGACTGTTTTTTCCCCGAAGGGGGAGGTGATCGCGGTCGAGGTCCTTGTCTATCGCGAGTCGGTTGGGAGCGAGGTTCGTCAGAAAAGTTTTTTAAAACAATTTTTGAAAAAGGGTGCTAGAGACGTGAAGCCGATCACGGGGGCGACACTCTCTTCCCGGGCGTTGGTGAAGGGAGTGAAAAGGGGAGAAGTGCTTTGGAAGATTTTTTATGGAAAAAATTAG
- a CDS encoding FAD:protein FMN transferase has translation MKLGKKPRLLIFFTLCLSGCSLTQVFSRTQMLMGDVPVSIQIRAPFYQKEKAFEAMEEAYKVARGLETELSEFKIVSDTSRLNNGKAGETIPVGAALFNLLKTAEKISRETNGAFDVTYASPRGISFHDLEIKDSGRMVYLKKSGIKIGVSGIAKGYIVDQMSDSLIQQGFKDHLVNAGGDLGAHGVWEVGIRDPRREGFSLCTMTLEDQSASTSGLYERGEHIMDPRTKKRVKRNDLLSATVIGPSTLETDPLATAAFVLSSPEIEELFSQSSQIALFLVGADKKVRKIGLSSLECQP, from the coding sequence ATGAAACTTGGAAAAAAGCCTAGGCTCCTTATTTTCTTTACGCTTTGCCTCTCTGGTTGTTCTCTGACACAAGTTTTTTCCCGTACTCAAATGCTGATGGGGGATGTGCCGGTATCGATTCAGATTCGGGCCCCGTTTTACCAAAAAGAGAAGGCGTTTGAGGCGATGGAGGAGGCCTACAAGGTTGCGAGGGGGTTGGAGACGGAATTGAGCGAATTCAAGATCGTGAGTGATACCTCCCGGCTCAATAACGGCAAGGCGGGTGAGACGATTCCGGTTGGGGCGGCACTTTTCAATCTTCTTAAAACTGCGGAAAAGATTTCGAGAGAGACGAACGGGGCGTTTGACGTCACCTACGCCTCTCCGAGAGGAATCTCATTTCATGATCTGGAAATTAAGGATTCAGGACGAATGGTTTATTTAAAAAAGAGCGGAATCAAAATTGGCGTTTCCGGTATCGCCAAGGGTTACATCGTTGATCAAATGAGTGATTCTCTCATCCAACAGGGGTTCAAGGATCACCTCGTCAATGCCGGAGGAGATCTGGGGGCCCACGGGGTTTGGGAGGTAGGAATTCGCGATCCCCGTCGTGAGGGTTTCTCACTCTGCACGATGACCTTGGAGGATCAATCCGCTTCGACCTCAGGTCTTTATGAAAGGGGAGAGCATATTATGGATCCCCGAACAAAAAAGAGGGTGAAGCGAAACGATCTCCTGAGTGCAACCGTCATCGGCCCTTCCACGCTCGAGACCGATCCCCTCGCGACGGCGGCGTTTGTCCTTTCTTCACCTGAAATCGAGGAGCTTTTTTCACAGTCATCTCAAATCGCTCTGTTTCTCGTGGGTGCCGATAAAAAGGTAAGGAAGATTGGTCTTTCGTCGCTGGAATGTCAGCCCTGA
- a CDS encoding NifU family protein, protein MLKITEKAQEKIRFYLKDRDPMQWGVRIKSAGGGFGFALEEFKVSSPSDQVIDADGIKVIADRTFAGKLQEAVVDFVETNAASGFKVTLPEVPRQNTTGFSGPDFSNPQVKKVHEILMNDINPAIASHGGMARLVDVKDNVVYLQFGGGCHGCGMVDVTLKQGIEKRIKELMPDIVAVVDETDHAKGTDPYFHA, encoded by the coding sequence ATGCTTAAAATCACAGAAAAGGCACAAGAGAAGATTCGATTTTATTTGAAAGATAGAGATCCGATGCAGTGGGGGGTTCGCATCAAATCGGCAGGGGGAGGTTTTGGTTTTGCCCTCGAGGAATTTAAGGTTTCTTCACCGAGTGATCAGGTGATCGATGCCGATGGGATCAAGGTTATTGCCGATCGGACATTTGCGGGGAAACTTCAGGAGGCGGTCGTTGATTTTGTGGAAACAAATGCCGCTAGTGGTTTCAAGGTGACCCTTCCAGAGGTTCCACGCCAGAACACGACTGGCTTCTCCGGACCTGATTTCTCGAACCCACAGGTCAAAAAGGTCCACGAAATCTTGATGAATGATATCAACCCGGCGATCGCCTCCCACGGGGGGATGGCACGATTAGTCGACGTGAAGGATAATGTCGTTTATCTCCAGTTTGGTGGTGGTTGTCATGGCTGCGGGATGGTCGATGTGACGCTGAAGCAGGGGATCGAGAAACGGATCAAGGAACTCATGCCGGATATCGTTGCCGTGGTTGATGAGACCGATCATGCTAAAGGGACCGACCCGTATTTTCACGCTTAA
- a CDS encoding 2-dehydropantoate 2-reductase, protein MKVLLVGPGAIGGYYAAKLVRSGADLTILARGKTFRAIQMKGLLIKSYEGNFRVRPKVIDGFRRPTPFDLIIICVKSYDTEGVLKKIRPAVGNKTVILSLQNGVDNEEKIAKAFGRRKVLGGVSFISSEVLRPGVIRHTGRGTITIGELDYKKTKRLQAIAKIFLKAGIPTILSLQIQRDLWQKFVWNVGFNQVCTILRLSPGDVVSNEAGVALVRGAMEEVIAVARKRGISISRKVILNHLHWSRTAKSRYTPTSMEQDFYKGRNMEYEAFAGTVVREGKRLRVPTPVNEVIYRILKFLSERRLKSQNA, encoded by the coding sequence ATGAAAGTCCTGCTTGTCGGTCCTGGGGCGATTGGGGGGTATTATGCCGCGAAATTAGTCCGTTCAGGGGCCGATCTTACCATTTTGGCGAGGGGTAAGACCTTTCGGGCGATTCAGATGAAGGGTCTCTTGATTAAAAGCTATGAGGGGAATTTTCGTGTTCGACCCAAGGTGATTGACGGTTTTAGACGTCCCACCCCCTTTGACCTCATTATTATTTGTGTGAAGTCCTACGATACTGAAGGGGTCTTAAAAAAGATCAGACCAGCGGTTGGAAACAAGACGGTCATCCTCTCGCTTCAGAATGGGGTCGATAATGAAGAAAAAATCGCGAAGGCGTTTGGAAGGCGAAAGGTTTTGGGGGGAGTCTCGTTTATTTCGTCGGAGGTTTTGAGGCCGGGCGTCATCCGCCATACCGGTCGAGGGACGATCACGATCGGGGAGTTGGATTACAAGAAAACAAAGCGGCTGCAGGCAATCGCGAAGATTTTTCTCAAGGCAGGTATTCCGACGATCCTTTCGCTCCAGATCCAGAGGGACCTCTGGCAGAAGTTTGTCTGGAATGTCGGTTTCAATCAGGTCTGTACGATTCTTCGCTTGTCTCCGGGGGATGTCGTCTCGAATGAGGCTGGGGTCGCGCTTGTTCGGGGGGCGATGGAAGAGGTGATTGCGGTCGCTCGGAAAAGGGGGATTTCTATTTCTCGAAAAGTCATATTGAATCATCTGCATTGGTCCCGTACCGCGAAGAGTCGCTATACCCCGACCTCGATGGAACAGGATTTTTATAAGGGGAGGAATATGGAGTATGAGGCGTTTGCTGGGACGGTGGTGAGAGAGGGGAAACGGTTAAGAGTCCCGACACCAGTAAACGAAGTCATTTATCGAATCTTGAAATTTCTTTCTGAAAGACGCTTGAAGAGTCAGAATGCTTGA